Within Peromyscus leucopus breed LL Stock chromosome 16_21, UCI_PerLeu_2.1, whole genome shotgun sequence, the genomic segment CCAGCCCCCTCCTGATGGGTAACCCTCGAGCCTCACTCTGGGCCCCGTCTCAACGGCAGGTTGAACCCCCCATGACACAGTGTTCTTTTAACTCACAGGTGGCCAGTTATGGGGTGAGGCCACGATACGGTCTGATAACCTATGCCACGGTCCCCAAAGTCTTGGTCAGAGTGTCGGATGAAAAGAGCAGCGATGCCGACTGGGTCACCGAGAAGCTCAACCAAATCAGCTacgaaggtcagaggtcagggaagGGAAAGCTGGGAGGTGCACCTTGGGGTTACACCCCAAGATGGTACAGACTATCAGTTTACCAAAAGTGCCCTTGAGATTGCTGGGAGAGCCAAGGGCATGTGGGTAACAGACTGGAAGTTAAAGATcggctgggcttggtggcacatgcctttaatcccaacattcaaaaagcagatggatctttgtgggttcaaggccagcatggtctatatagCGAAGCAAAAccctaaaaaagaaaagttaaagaatGTGGGATCTCAGTTGTCATAGACTTCTGGGGCTCAAGAGTGGCTTGGAGGATCAGGCAAAGGGATGACCTCTTCTTCTCTACAGACCACAAGTTGAAGTCAGGGACCAACACCAAGAAGGCGCTCCAGGCTGTATACAGCATGATGAGCTGGGCAGAGGATGTCCCACCCGAAGGCTGGAATCGAACCCGCCACGTCATCATCATTATGACCGATGGTGAGACCTTTCTACCTTCCCATCCTCccatctcctgtgccagtgtttGGTCCTCAAGACCACGTGATTGTCTCCAGTCAGTGGAGCTTCCCCGACCCACTTTCATGGTCTCCATGCTTCTCACAGGCATGTACAACATGGGTGGAGACCCCGTCACTGTCATTGAGGAGATCCGAGACCTGCTGCACATTGGCAGGGATCGCAAGAATCCCCGGGAAGATTATTTGGGTGAGTGACCCACCTGGGATCCAGCACTCTCAGCCCTCGGGGCCTGGACCCTCACCCGTTCCTTCTCTCCCTCAGATGTGTACGTGTTTGGGGTTGGGCCTCTGGTGGACTCCGCGAACATCAATGCCTTGGCTTCCAAAAAGAACAACGAGCAGCATGTGTTCAAAGTCAAGGATATGGAGGACCTGGAGAATGTTTTCTTCCAAATGATTGGTAGGAAGATGCAAGGAAATGTATGGGGAAGCTGTCTGCAGACTGGGGTTGCCGACTTCCCTCACCCTGAGCAGACTGCCCCCCCCATCCCAGTGTCTACTCTTACTTCCTGTAGTTCTGCACTTCCTGATCTCACAAtcacagatgtggaaactgaggccaagacAGGAAGTCAGCACAAGACTGGGGCTGAAAATGACCAATCATTAAGACCAGATAGCCTGGTCTTAAGCTTTTCTCCCACCACAGGGGTTCCTCATCTAACACAAAGAAccactcccctctccctcctccaagcctctgctccccacagacAGGCAGGGATCCGACAAAGATGGCTGCCATAACTTGAGCCTTCTGCATTCTCTTCCTTTGCCAGATGAAAGCAAATCTCTGAGCCTCTGCGGCATGGTGTGGGAGCACAAGAAAGGCAGTGATTATCACAAGCAACCATGGCAGGCCAAGATCTCAGTCACGGTGAGCATTCCAACAGTGAGTACTTGTGGGAGGGAGATGAAATGCCTACACTAGCAAGGTCCATAATCCCAGctgttcaggaagctgaggcagggctgagattcacagcctgcttgggctacagtgagttcaaggtcggcACCGGTAACTTATGAAACTGTCTGAAAGCGGAAAAATGAAGCTGGACGAGGTGCATGGGGGTGCCCCCAGCAGCTGGAAGTGGAAGCAGAACtgccttgagtttgaggtcagccagggatacacagcaaGCGAGAGCTAGAGAGCGATAGtaagccaggactacagagtactgacctagcatgtatgaagcccacccccagcaccacacacaccaaGGCTGACACGACACCGGTTCTTCCCCAGCGCCCTTTGAAAGGACATGAGAACTGTATGGGGGCCGTGGTGTCTGAGTACTTTGTGCTGACGGCAGCACACTGTTTCACGGTAGAAGATCAGAAGCATTCCATCAAGGTCAACGTGGGTAAGGATGCAGTCAAGATTCTGATCTCTGGGCCCATGCTCAGGAAGCAGACGTGTATCTCACCTGTCCTCAGCACAGCCCCTCCCTTATGCCCCAAGGGTGGCGAAAACAAAACTCAGATGGTGATGTGGGGCCAGAGCCAGGAGGCTGCCTACATAAACACGACACCACTTTTCTCCTCTCAGAAGGGAAAAGGCAGGACCTGGAGATCGAAGAGGTCCTATTCCACCCCAACTACAACATCAATGAGAAAAAGGCAGACGGGATCGCTGAGTTCTATGACTACGATGTGGCTCTCATCAAGCTCAAGACCAAGCTGAAGTATGGCGAGACTCTCAGGTGAGTGGGGCCAGATCCCCGAGGAGCTGAGGAAggtgggctggagggacaggGCACAGGGCAGGCTGTCTGTTGCCCCTGACTGTCCCCATGTCCTGGACAGGCCCATCTGTCTTCCTTGCACGGAGGGAACCACCCGGGCCTTACGGCTTCCTCTGACAGCCACCTGCAAGCAGCACAGTAAGGCGTGGTCTGGGATAAGACAGGGGAGACCCAAGACAAAGGGGTCACACGAGGGAGCTGCCAGAGCACAGCTATGCTCAACTCAAGGCCTAGCTCCTAAGATGGGTCCAAGGGACATCTGCTGGGTGAGAATCGAGGGgacatggggtggggggacacagcTGGCATGACACTCTCACTTGTCCAGAGGAGGAGCTGCTCCCTGTGAAGGACGTCAAAGCTCTGTTTGTGTCTGAGGAATCGAAGAAACTGACCCGGAAGGAGGTCTACATCAAGAATGGGGACAAGGTGAGAAGGGGCTCCTAGAGGCCACCTAGGGCTGGTCACTCGCGAGCCAGCTCTGGTTACCACACCTTTCTCCCCTACAGAAAGCCAGCTGTGAGAGAGACGCTCTGAAGGCCCCAGGCTACGACAAAGTCAAGGATGTCTCTGCGGTGGTCACCCCCAGGTTCCTCTGCACTGGAGGGGTGGACCCCTACGCTGACCCCAACACTTGTAAAGGTGAGGTGGCTCTCCGGCCATGGAGCAAGCCCATGAGGCCCAGCAGTCTCCCCTACAGCTTCTCTCTTCCACAGGAGATTCTGGGGGTCCTCTCATTGTTCACAAGAGGAGCCGCTTCATTCAAGTGAGTGTTCACTTTTCCAGTCTGTGGGGAGATGCCCAGGGGACAGCATGCACCACAAAAAGGAAAGCCTGAAGCACATGGCTGGTAATGGCGGCAGAACAGGGCACGCCTCATCTGACAGCCGTGGTCTGAAGTGGCCAGTACAAGCGAAGTGTCTGGCCTACGTGCACCACGGAGCTGGGCTCCCAGTGCACTTCTTCAGGTCGGCTGGATGCTTTCTGGGATTATGAAGTGTCGAGTGACCCAAGGCACCCCTTCCCCTACCCAGGTCGGTGTGATCAGCTGGGGAGTAGTGGATGTCTGCAAAGACCAGAGGCGGAAGCAGCTGGCACCCGCTCATGCCCGGGACTTCCACGTCAATCTTTTCCAGGTGCTGCCCTGGCTCAAGGAGAAACTCAAAGATGAGGATTTGGGTTTCCTATGAGGGGCTTCCTGCCGGGAGGGGGTGAGGATCAATTAAAGCAGCTGCAATAAAGACTATGTTCCACATCTTTTTGGGGGTGAGAGAACAGGGGTGTGCACTGGTCATGTTGCTACAAGTAACATCAACACTGACAGCCACTTTTGAAGGTTTAACCCCGATCCCAAGGGCTGAAAACTAGAGGCTGAAGGAGGTGAATGAGCTTCTGCCCCGGGATTTTACTGAGACCAGCTTGGGGGCATATGAGGCACAAGGAATCCAGCTTCGTGTCCTAGAAGCCATCCACAAAGGTTTCCTACAGATCGTCACTGTACACAATCTGGGTCCTCTTGTCCTGGTGGCAACCCTTAGGGCTGTTCTggacagctgaggaaggaggaaagtgaCAGTTAAGGGCTGAAACAGCTCACAGGTTAGACCCGAGGTCCCGGCTACCTCTGCCCTGGCCTTGTGCTGatgctgccctctggtggccagAGTCAGCGTGGCTTAGACAATCCAGAACCTTATCACTGGGAGACATGTGAATGATGAAATCATGAAATGCATGCAAATTAAAGATGAGAACATCTGTATGGCCCTTGCTGGTATACTGGTCGATTCTGGTTCTTTCCTGGTGTCTGCAGGGCCTCTTGCTCTGAAAACCTGTTTCAGGCAGATTGGGCTGTCCACACTGAGAAACCCCACAGGCCACACCATACTCTTGAAGACCCCTCAGAACCCAAGTGCTCAGCTTCTCTTTCCTCACACTCCTCATCCCATTCAAGGATTCCAACCTACATCTGGGGCCAGAGCAGCCCCCCTCTTTAGTCCTGTGCCCTGCCTCTGCTGACCACCCTCCTTCTCAGAGCCTGGGTCCATGGCCTAGGCCCTGGGGCTGCTCTCAGCTTGGGCCCTTCTTCACGGTTCCTTTGCTGCAGCGGCACTCAGCCTGGCACAGCAGGACTGCTGGAGATGTGCTCAGCACAGGCAGAGCCCAGCTTCCTAACGTACTTGATGCCCCAAACCAGTCCTGGCTCACCTTTTTCTCCAAAACCCCATCTCGGAGGGTTCCAGACGTTCAGGACACTAATCTACATTTCTGAGCCTGGCCTTCTGCTTAAGGTCTAGACCCACAATTTCAAGTTCAGACACCACTCCAGCTCCGAGGGGACAAACTGGCTCCCGTTCTCTTCTCCAGGCCAGTCACTGCTGGGGGACCTTTTatgttcctctccttccctcacctCTGACAGACAGCTGCCTGTATGCAAATCCTGACCTCTAGCACTTTAGGACCCAAAGCCGTGGAGGGAGTCCAGAGTGGGGTGCTGTAGGGGGAGGGAGGCCGTCCTTACCAAGGGAGCCCCAGACAGACTTGCCAGTAGCAGCGTCCAACATGGGCTGTTTGCGGGCGATATTGACTTTGAGCTGCACGGATTCCACCTGGGTCCCATTGAGCTGCAGAACaaaagaggacaggaaagggaCGGGCATTACAGGGAGCCAGGTGCTGCCACCCTGGGGACCAGACAGGGAGCTGAGGATGAAAGTTTCTTAGTCAGAACTCTGAGGTGGACAGGACGGGCAGGAGGAAGGGGTCTGGGAAGTCCCAACCTCAGCAAC encodes:
- the Cfb gene encoding complement factor B, with the translated sequence MMMGYNRRPQLCLVLLVVGLSSGGVRTTPVLAAGPQVSCSLEGVEIKGGTFQLLQGGQALEYLCPSGFYPYPVQTRTCRSTGSWSALQTRDQKTVKKAECRAIRCPRPQDFENGEYWPRSPFYNLSDQISFQCYDGYTLRGSANRTCQENGRWDGQTAICDDGAGYCPNPGIPIGTRKVGSQYRLEDTVTYHCSRGLVLRGSQQRICQEGGLWSGTEPSCQDSFMYDTPQEVAEAFLSSLTETIEGVDAEDGHSPGEHQQRKIVLDPSGSMNIYLVLDGSESIGASNFTGAKRCLTNLIEKVASYGVRPRYGLITYATVPKVLVRVSDEKSSDADWVTEKLNQISYEDHKLKSGTNTKKALQAVYSMMSWAEDVPPEGWNRTRHVIIIMTDGMYNMGGDPVTVIEEIRDLLHIGRDRKNPREDYLDVYVFGVGPLVDSANINALASKKNNEQHVFKVKDMEDLENVFFQMIDESKSLSLCGMVWEHKKGSDYHKQPWQAKISVTRPLKGHENCMGAVVSEYFVLTAAHCFTVEDQKHSIKVNVEGKRQDLEIEEVLFHPNYNINEKKADGIAEFYDYDVALIKLKTKLKYGETLRPICLPCTEGTTRALRLPLTATCKQHKEELLPVKDVKALFVSEESKKLTRKEVYIKNGDKKASCERDALKAPGYDKVKDVSAVVTPRFLCTGGVDPYADPNTCKGDSGGPLIVHKRSRFIQVGVISWGVVDVCKDQRRKQLAPAHARDFHVNLFQVLPWLKEKLKDEDLGFL